The Papaver somniferum cultivar HN1 chromosome 6, ASM357369v1, whole genome shotgun sequence genome segment GATTAaatattatatttatataaaatatttttttatttgttagtaGTATGATTTCGTATTGTATTTctatatgaattttttttttgataataaataaaaaattatctaAAGCTATCCAGCGTAAGCGTACTAAATATTTGGATGCATGTACCTCACATGGCTATGGTTTGGGGATTTTGGCTTTCACTACTCTAGGGGAGATTAGTgaagattttgtttgtttttttaagcGTTTAAAAAATTGTTTAGTTAGCAATGACGCCGGTAGTGGCTTAggcagttttatttttcataggttagatattgctattcaaaaaggtgttggggcCCAGCTTGTTGTTAGGCTACCAACTACAGCTTTGTACGATTCAAACACATGATTTTTATACAAATTGTTACTCtagaaaatatgatttgatattgtgtTTATACAAAAATACGATTTGATACTatgtttatataagaaataaaaaatatgattGGATATAATGTTTATAAAAGTATGATTTAATATTGATATTGTATATATATAggaaatataaaagatatgatATGATATTTTGTTTGTTTAGAAACTAATTATTGAGTCCAATTTTGTGACAAAACAAAACAACTCTATTGGTTGTCCAAAAATGGACGTTTATAATTAATAAAACTAGTTTTCACCCGTGCATCTGTTTCTTGTTTATGGACTATTAGACGCTTTTTATAAAACCATTATATAAAAGTGTTACAAATCAGTAAGTATGATAATTTTTatacaaataaaaaatcaataaatTAATGTCTTAGTTGAtgtgcaaaaaaataaaataaaataaaaagggcTAAAACAAATATAAGTTCCAAGGGAGGCAGTGCAATGAAAAGAAATTTCTTCTTagcattcttctcctctttgtgTTGGTCGTACAACATTCTTCTCAATCATGAATCTTAGAATTATCTATTATTCATTTTTGTCGCCGTAAAGTATTCTTATCTTTCTTGTTAAGGAATGATTGTTTTTCTGGATTTTCTTAAATGTAAATCATTGTTTCAATATCTAAGTAATGAGTATTATAATGTTGACTTTCAAAACCATGAATATTAGCATTTTaatgaattggttcatctgtattccaaaaaaaattatgtgattgatcaaatatccaTATTAAACTTGTTAATGATATCTAAAAGTATTAATGGGTACTTTAACTAATCCCCCATGAACAAAAAGATAACAAATGTTATTGTCAGCGTTGATCATGACATGTCACCCATGGGATGTATTCATCTTACATTCCAAAAATGATTATAAATACATTTACAACAATTCTAAATTCTATATAGAACGAGAATAAAAACTACGTAAAAACCGCCTCTTACAGAGGGCTGAACCCGCCAATCAGGAGTTTAGCAGGGGACCACTTTAGGGCCCCACCTTTGGGAGAATATAAGTAAGGgaggttttcttttaattattttcacGGTCTATTAAGACTTTTTGATCAGCAGTTCTACACTCACCGTGCTTTTGCACCGTGAGCCCACCTTTGGGAGAATATAAGTAAGGgcggttttcttttaattattttcacGGTCTATTAAGAATTTTTTATCAGCAGTTCTACACTCACCGTGCTTTTGCACCGTGAGATCCACCGAGTGTAACAAATACTTGGGACCCACCACCCAGGGAATCATAGGGGGCTAATTTTTATGTTTCACTCGGTGCATTTCACGGTGGGTTTTCTACGGTGAGTTAGAGTTTTCGCTTTTTGATACATTTATGGGTCATGTGACTGGAATTACTCGGACAAAGATGACAAAGAGTTGCGGGCCTTGTAATTATATATAAAAAGAGGAAGGATGTGCATACGGGAtctctttttttgttgttgatgggTTCGTACATATGGGATTTAAAATGCATGAATCAAATTCTACTCGAAACGAACATTAGCATTTTATTTTATCAGATAAGTAAATGAAAATTGGCCCTTTATCGGAGGAACGCAAAATCCGCAACACTGACACTTCTGGACCAATAATATGGTATCCCAATTTTTAAATGAGAAAGACCATAAAGTTTAAAGACTAAATGTTTGTTCCAATTTTGGCGAATTACATGAAGTCTCTCTTTTggaaataataacaaaaatacaaatacaaatattAAGATACATCATGAAGACCAAGATGGATCACATACAAAGCAAGAACACCCTTATAAAGTATTTAATCGAACAGTATCACCAGTTATATAATTTTCCGTTAAATTCAAAATTGTATTTCTGTGGCCAATAATGGTAATGTCCGGAGCGCATTTTAAACTGGTGCGTCCATTGCCAAGTTAAAAGTACCGACATCATATTCATCATGTAGATTCTATTATAACTGAAAAATAAAGCCTCAAACTCCCTTGTGTATACAAAGAAATGTCATTTTGTCCACAAAACAAAGCAATACACCTAAACGTCTTCCTTGATCCCACAAATGGTACGATCAAATGACTGTAAACGTCTTATGAACAACAGTCTTGCATTGGTTTGGTTAGGACTGAATCTGAACTAAATCAAGGAACGAAAGTGGGATCAAGGATAATTTTATGCTCTGGATTTATGAGTTTCACAAAAACGGATTTACGAAGTTTACACAGGCATACATAACTTACTCGGTCAGTTGTAAATATAAACTCCAGCATTGCATGTAAATGCATGTAATTGCATAACTACCATATATTACCATACTTTATACTGTAAATCATAAAATCTCGTGCAAAATTTTAATACCTCTGAGACCTTTTGAACTGGAGTTGATGTTCTTTTAGGTCAGATCGCGGCATATTCGACTAATTCTTTATGGTACTAAAAGTTCCCCGTTAGACTTCTCCTTTTACTTGAGGTTTATCTTAGCAACATTCTTCTCGGTCAAATTGTACAAATCCTTCTTTCTTATGAAGTATCAGCAATTCTGAAGCACCGCTATATCAAGAGGAATTTGAGCAAAATCATTTAACTTGATAGAAATATATTAGAACCTTTCCTGACAACATTTTGATGTTTTGAGTTGCAACATACCTTGTAACTTCCAGAATATAGGATTGGACGCAATCCATAGCGATAATCGTGGGACTGATATGAATCAATTGTATGATCTTACGGGTAGTGATGCTCCTTTGCATGGTTAGACCTCTTAATTAATAAACATCCTAAAAAAGAAAAGCAGTATATACAACACCATTATCTTGGTACATGCATAAATTTCTGCTTGTATTAAACCCTTAAGAAAATTGATTGACTGCAAATGTCATTTAtaggaacaaaatattttgattatGATGAGCACAAAAATGAATAGAGAGACGATCTTAAGTACAAACTGAACAATCCATCATCTGTAACCATAACTGCAAGAAAATCATCAGATATGTGCATGAAAATTCAGCCGTAGCACATTGGTTCTATACTTCTACTCCTTTGTTCCTTCAAAACCCACTTTATGTTGGCTTGGAacaacattttcaaaaaaaatctatCTACAATTTAATATTTTGATTAAATTAGATCAAAAAAATCCAAACCTAATTAAACCGAAAAAGGCCATAAAAATGAACTTGTTATTACCACGTCCATGTACTGCGCAGTATTTGATATTTTCGTTTGATAAATCATAAGTACCACAGGAATAAAGTTAACAAAGATCACCATACAAAAAGAGAATCATTACCTCACTTATGCCTTCAGATTCAATCTTATTGTTCCAGGCTTGACTATGAGGTTCATTCAAGGAACAAATTATAAATATAGATCAACcgtaaaaggaacaaaaaaaaaagattaatggtTGCTTAATATCATATTTctgttttggaaaataaactCCGGTGCACGAAAGACAAAAGTTCATCACATCAATAGTAGAAACAAAGATTGCATCatagcaaaaaaataaatatgcaCCTGTACAAAATAAAACCTACTGATTCAATTTTATTGTTCAAGCTTGACAATGAGGAGAAACAACTGCAAAACGAAACCAAATAAAATATAGATCAACGAAACTTTGAATTATGAAAGACAAAAGTTCATTACCTCAAAAGTACAACAAATTATTCCATCTAATCGGTCAATCATTCATTGATTGAGAATATAACACCATTATCGGCAAAAAGCCCAAAATTTCCAAAATAAGAATCCAACAAAACCAAagaacaataaaacaacaaaaagcCCAAAATTTCCAAAATAAGAATCCAACAAAACTAAAGAACAATAAAACAGTATAAGAAGAAAAAACCACAGCGTGAACCATGAAAGCTTGTCTTTGTCCGGGAGCTTTATATAGAATTCGACCAAGCAGAAATTCCATAAACTTAGTACgatattttggaaataatatcatTTTATATCTTTGAATTTATACTAAGGATATTCTTTCATTCTTTAAATTTATATCCTTAAATTTAGATATTTTTGGATATCTCCATATTTACTTGTTAACTTATCAAAAAAAAGATAACATTTtcacttgttgcaatagtttcactctaaaaaaaatataacgaCCATCATTACGAATAGAaattcttttattttgtttttatggaatgaaaaatattaagaagttttttttatggaatgaataatattaagaaaaaagaaaccgatgctcattattttcttttttgttcttctCCAGAGTTACTTAATTTTTTGTTGTAAACATACACGATTTTCTACTAACCGTTTTCTATTTCGACTATTGTGCAGGATTatcgtttatttatttttttgtggaAGAAGAAACACCTCCCGATCCACTGGTATGCATCGAAAACTTTATgcatttttatttaaatttttgaTCACCCCTAATCTCTTTTTgatgttttattaattatattcaaaatgcaattataaaattttaattataattgTCGATTATAATGGACATTAGTTTAATTATTAGTTTGAAATGTAATTAAGATAACTTTATAGTTATGAGAAGTGTAACCGAACATTGGACATTGAACTtatttttaatacttttatgattgatttaatttttttgattaaCTTGTGATGAATGGTTTAATATCTTTTATTAATcgtgattttatctagtttatttATTTACATCCGTGacttttaattttaaaatttaatTAGCATagttagaatatttttcttttttgtaattttAGGAGATTTTATTAGATTTTGCTTCTTTAggtaatatttttttcttaaatgTGATTGGTTTAAAATATGTATTGTGGGGCAAAAAGATTCGACTTTATTTTTATTGGCCGAAATTTTAAGTGGTGGggcgctcgaaaaaactctattaTTATATAaagaatattagtttttattctaTTATTGTTTAATCACTATTTTCAAAAGAAGGAAATAATACATATATTCCTTTGATCTCATCTTATGAAAAAGCAGCATAGTGTAATTGTTAATCATCTCAGTAAGAATCATACTCACCTGTATGCTCTACTACCCAAACATCTAAACTGTGAGCTTCATATAGTGAACTAGTCCGTCGGATGTTAACATTCCTAAGCACCTGAATACAGAACACCAAACCAAAGGAAAATCACGAATATATATGGACAGGCAGTGACATTAGAGAACACCCTATGCTGTAATCATATTTAGTATTATTTCAACGGACCGAAACCGTATCGCTTCAATTGgaataataaataggatgtagtTTCTGTTGATATCaatggtaatagtttcttcattttcttatACTAGCACCATCATCCGACTGATCATCACGTCTTTGATAGTTAATTCGGTGgttacaattttttatttttctaaactaAATCGCGATATTTTAGGAAatataagatatattatatattttctttcccttttagaaattaaaattaaaaccaaTTTTATCAAGTAAAAACGTTGGTTTTAAGAATAACCAATAAGGTTGTTTTGTTTTGTGCACACTCTTTAGAgtagtgtgcacaaaattggactcctaattatttgatatgaaatttaTCTATTAAATTGATAGAGTATTAAttgatatataaattaataattattaattgatCCGTTAGTTAATATTTCGTTTAATAAATTTATTTTCCGACATGTCACTACTTGTGAATTTCTTTCCACAAAAGTCGAGACATTATCTTTATCGAAGTCATTCACTTTTTAATAGCCTGTGCAGTATCAGTAAATCTTTATTGAAGTTATACCAGTAAATCTAATACATTTATCGACTTCAAGGTAATCCAAAATCACATGAAGAACGTAACTCTTGTACATTTATAACTTCTAGATTCATGTCAAACTTAATAGTAAAAGCCTTGAGCTCTGGGTTCTAACCATCACACTATAACAGTCTTATGTACTTTACATTTATTATCACCCCTAaaaaaaagaatatcaaagagtaGTTATCTTTTTCTTCTATGCAGTGAACAATCTCTATAGGACAAGTTAAACAGGCTTACGGGGCACAACAGTTGCAAACAAATTTACATGTGAAGACCTGAGTAAAGTgtatcatttccttcttctttctcACCCTCTTTCATCTATCTATACTAGAAAGGGATGGATTACCCTTGTATAGGAGCCTGATAAGAGAACAAGCAAGCAACGACTCATATTGCACAAAATCAACcataaaccaaaaataaaatacgggtatcttcttcttttcttttccttataCTCTGTATCTATTTTCTTTCACTATGAACAGCTAATTAGAAGCTTTGCCTTGTAAATTATCTCTGCCGAGGCTTGTTCTGATAAATTGGAGGTCTACTTGAGTTCCATGAAGGTTCTGGGATCTCAGGAACTTCAGAATGTGTAGGTAAAGGGTTGACATAGCTTGGGGCTGTTTGCTGCTCAGGAATTCTGTCTGACTCTGTGGATTACATTCATAGATGAAGcaagtttcaaaaataaaattccGGTTAAAGAAAAAGATAGCAATTACAAACTGAAGTGATTCAATTATTTTACCAAATAGAGACTTGATTGATGGCCGTTTTGGCTTAGTAGTCTTTTTCTTTATCTCCGCTACATTAAACAATGAAGACACAACAGTTAGTTACTTCACGAAGAAATAATATAACATGTAATGATGCAGAATGCATATGATCAAGAATTGAGCCACAAATAAGAATAAGAGTTATTATATGAGGCTTTATCCCCATCCTATATATTCCTAATTTACTGAAAGAGAAACTAGAATATGTGAATGAGGAGCAATGATCATGGCCTACATTCATGCGGATATGCAAGGAAAATACAGCCACCATAAGCTACATCAGAGAGGCTTAAGATTTAAACATATACATAGACTTTCCTATGAAATGCTacatgagagagagagagagagaccaaTGCCAGGAACATGATGCTCGTTAACAATCTCAAAGTTTTTGTATGTATATCCAACAAAATTCACATCCTTCGAGGAGAGCATCTGAAGACATtggagccaaaaaaaaaaaaatagtcacaTGTTATGTTACAACGACACgcctaaaaaacaaaaaacagccGTGTCAATACAGATTTACACGAGTATTAATACTCCAATACTTCAAGATACAACTCAGTTAGAAAACTTTGACTAAATTATTAGATATCAACTGCTGTCAAGATAAATCAATACCTTAATATTAGAAAACTTGGGTATTTTACTAGATTCTACGAGAAGTTTTAACTTTAGTAACAAAATATTAGTCCCAAATCTGTCCACTGATCTTGCTCTACATATTACACGCATATATCTTGCAAATTCACTACCTTATAGAGTTATATATCTATGTTAAACTACTAAATTCAATGATATTTATATTCTGTGTGCTGTGTCCACGTATTTTAGTTTTTTAAGTTGTCGTGTTGAAGTAGCGTATTGGATACAAGACACTGACACCGTGTCTTTGTAACACAGGTCACATGGAAAAATATTGGCATACATACAAGCAAACATAGATTAagtttattaattttttattagctatgATAAGGAGAACATATGAGGAGGTATTATTTGTAGAGAACTATCTTAACAGCTCAGAAATAGATCACACCGTGGAGGTTACTCATGCTTAGCAGGTAATTTCGTGCTGATGGTTTGAACATATTATTGTAACTGAGACTCTGTTGCAATGTTGTACATGCTTACAGCTTATGCACATGGAAATTTCATCAGCTGGCTGTACCAATCAATTAATGAAACAGCTAGGATCATATGCAGTCAATCAAAAATTTGTGAAGATCTTTACGGTGAATTCTCTAACCATTCTGTGGCTGAATACTTTGTGATTGATTCATTATTGCGAGGTTACTATTTTTGCATGAATTAGAAACTTATTTCAACCACTTGTATATCTATGACACAATTTCATTTTCAACAGACAGTTTGTACCAGCAACGAGCTCTACACAGTATATACAGTTGTCCATCACAGATACTAACCGGTTACCCCAGGTAACACACAAAATGCTGAGTTGGGAAATTATGATATTATGAAATCAAAGCTATacaaaaacaatgaaaaaaaataaaaaaatccgaCACTTACTTTCCTCCAGGGACCTGATTTTGATGGAGCTTGACTTTGATCCCCCGACTGCATAGGTGCACTTGCGTAATCAGAATACATGtgaaatgaagaaaatattcacAAAAAAACACCCACTAATAGGCCAAGCCTATTAAAATTTCCATATCTAAGAATTTCGCCAGGGTTGAGAGCAGGCACCACCAGCAAGACAAGCTATACAAAAGCTGAATCCTGCGAAATTCATGCTCATCATACACAGTCTTACATCATTATCATTACTGAATCAGCTcctatattttccttgatttacCTCCAAGATGAAAATAAACCTGCAGAGTCCTTTTGTAATACAGCATTATAGCCACAAGATACTCAAGACTCCACATACTTGATATCTTTGAAGCCGcagtataaaaaaaaatgatcgaCAGGTAAGAACTAATGTCTTCCATCTATGATGAATTAAAAAGGAGAAACAATGGCACATCCCTCTACTCACCCATCCTACAATGTAGTTCTCACTCGTTCAACAATCAGTGAACATTCcataaagaacaaaagaaaacataataaTAATGCACTAAGTGTGTTCATAAAGATCCAAAAAACAGCAATATTAACGATATGATGAAAGGATAAAATTCTTATGGCTATTTTGCTTGGGGGGCCAGATCAACGATCATAAATGTATAGGCTAGAAATGCACTATCTTTTACCTAAGATCAAAATGCACTATCTCCTAATTGCCTGCTAGCTTTAAAGAGCTACAGTGCAGGATAGCACATTAGCACTAATCAAATTCTTCTCTGTTTCTTTCTCAGAAGAACCCCTATATGGCAGGAAAAATGCTGTGGCATCAGGGTTTTCAACATAACCTACAATTTTAGTGCCTCAACACCACCTCTGACAACATATATCTTACAAGTTACAGAACATACGGAATCCACAAAGGCATGAAGCACAAAACTAAGCAGAAAATGCTACATCAAACGCGCCAGTTCTTGGGCATGTTCATGAGTTCTTTCAAGCGTGTTGCAGTGTTGGTATAAGTTAGATCATTAAATATTAGCCACTTAACATAAAAAAAGATGATAATATAAATTAAGATACCTCTTCAAACTTCTCAAAATTCTGAGTATCCAGTTCATCTTTAACCTCGGGTATGAATGCAGCTTCCATCTGATACAACCTATCCCATTGAACGCCTTTAAACCATGGGTGCGCCTAAGAATATTCAGCATCAACCACACAATATTCAGCATTCCAATCATTTtaccaacaaaataaaaaatttaaaaaaaaaatacataaaaatgcgAACTTTAATTTCATAAGCTCCTTTAGTCCCAAGTCTCTGCTCCACGTTGCACAACAATTTTCTGATGAGGTCCTTAGCCTCCACAGACAGCTTTGCTTCCTCGGGGAATTTCAAATGAGTCCTCCAATTTACAATCTCCATAAAATTTAGAATTATGTGTTAGATACAGAAGTAATAAGAATTTTAAGAGATCATGTTACAGTCGACCGTATTAGGAAAGAAATAAGAAGGCTTCTGAAGTTTGCATCAATTTGTGGTACATCCTATAGTATAaagcaaggtttgaaaaacaggtCACGACTCAGGTCACGACTACtgggcgtgaccgttataacgggttttgacgggtgtgagcacgtttcgGACAAAAATCGCGTTATTTAGGAAAAAAACGCGTTTTTTATACGTTATTCTAAAATAACGAGAGTTATAACGGTTAGATAGAAAATGAACAGGAATTATGGTTCGAAATTCCTATCTAACGGTTACAACGTGCGTGAAAACAATTATAACGGGTTTAATAACGTTGTTATAACGTTttctatatattattattttattcttttatttttaaaatattagtaatagttttttaatctttaatttaaaatataaagaattgtaagaaaatgtttttatattcttttttattaaaaaactGTTATAACTCACGTGAAAACGGAAAAAATGGTCTAAAAAACTtacgttaaaatgttatttagatggAAAAAAtgtaaaattcaattttagaaaaaacggttataacgtgtATGAAAACGGGAAAACGGTCCTAAAAAACTGCCGTTATTTCCTATTTACCGGCATTATATAGGCACAGGGTTCTGGGACTCTCACGGCCACGGTATATGGGTGTGACCGTTTTAACGGGtgttttttttggtaaaaatgggtgtttttcaaaccttggtatAAAGTTTAATCTACTGTATAAtgtcatattgaaaacaaaacgtGTCTAGCTGTTTGATTCTGAACCATGAATCACaattttaaataggttttaggtcATACAACAGCAAAATCTAAGTTCATTACCACTGGAAAGTAGTTTCACGGAATTGAACTTACCGTGTTAATGATTCTACAGGTAAAAATTCTAAAATCATTTAGTACAGGAATACAATGACGGATCTTAACATAATCTGGAATAGGGGGTTTGGTATTATTAAGACAACAACAGTAACTACAATAATACTCGAGTAACACAAAACTCTCGGGTGCATCACATAGCAGCATAAACATCCCAACTTGATCGTTTCTACAGAAAGAGGTATTTTTCAATACTTCAACTTATTGTTAAAGAACTAAAAGATACTTAGCCAAAATCGCAATGTTGATGATAATAGTACTTGTATTTCCGAACAGGCCCCGTGTTTAACATTTCAATATATTAGCAATCAGCCTAAAGTTGATTTTAGGGATGCATTCAACAATAAATCCAAGATCTAATCAATTTAAATATTCAAGCTCATGCTAAATACTCATACTTTGTTATTCATATGGAGCAACTATTGGTAGATATTAATCATTCAAAAATTCGCTAATGTCTATTTTACCTTTCTGCAAGTAAGGATTGCCTCTTCAGAGTAAAAAGGTGGATAACCCACAAGCATTTCATACATAATTGCTCCCAGTGACCACCTATAAGAAACAAGTTAAAAATACGCACCAAATATGGTATCAGAAGGAAGTCATACATGAAGAATGTCTAACCAATCACACTCCATTCCATATCCTTTCTTCAGTAGAACTTCTGGTGCAATGTAGTCGGGCGTCCCGACAGTGGAATAAGCCTGAATCATGATCACAGAGATAATGAAAATGAAACCCTCCAGTTAGGGGACAAAAAAAAAGAGCCGCGAACCAAATAACTGATTGCACTCGGCAAAGCGTTAAATCTTGTAGCCATTTAAGGTGTTAAGTGAGAGATGTATATTACAACAATTGGAAGCCCATAACTACTTTTTCAAACAAGCTAAAAAGAATTTGACGAGTGATAAAACTAGAATACGGTCAACTGGTATACATCATTAcgtatgaaaatgaaaatccagCTACTTTCATCTAAAAACACAGCATTATCTATTGCAATTTAATTTTTTCTAAGATATTGCCAGAGCCAACGGGAAGGAAGAAGCTTACCAACATTCGCCTATTTTTTTGCCAATGTAACAATTGTTCCTGTTGTGTTCGCCTTGGAGCAATAGGCCCATTTAAATGCTTATCACTATCCAATGAAGGTTTAACACCAGGGTCGTTCACACTAAGTTGTGGAAAACTACTACAATCCAAGGGCTTACACAATCCAAAAT includes the following:
- the LOC113287271 gene encoding serine/threonine-protein kinase tricorner-like isoform X1, producing the protein MDSARSWFHKFQPRSEKPKAGEIKKNEVGNGKDIQKGPSEEAPSTATKQKVAAAKQYIENHYKSQMKSLQDRKERRWVLERKLADGEVSEEDQYNLLKYLEKKETEYMRLQRHKMGVDDFDLLTIIGRGAFGEVRICREKTTGQVYAMKKLKKAEMLRRGQVEHVKAERNLLAEVDSTCIVKLYCSFQDTEFLYLVMEYLPGGDMMTLLMRKDTLSEDEARFYVGQTVLAIESIHKHNYIHRDIKPDNLLLDRFGHMKLSDFGLCKPLDCSSFPQLSVNDPGVKPSLDSDKHLNGPIAPRRTQQEQLLHWQKNRRMLAYSTVGTPDYIAPEVLLKKGYGMECDWWSLGAIMYEMLVGYPPFYSEEAILTCRKIVNWRTHLKFPEEAKLSVEAKDLIRKLLCNVEQRLGTKGAYEIKAHPWFKGVQWDRLYQMEAAFIPEVKDELDTQNFEKFEESGDQSQAPSKSGPWRKMLSSKDVNFVGYTYKNFEIVNEHHVPGIAEIKKKTTKPKRPSIKSLFESDRIPEQQTAPSYVNPLPTHSEVPEIPEPSWNSSRPPIYQNKPRQR
- the LOC113287271 gene encoding serine/threonine-protein kinase CBK1-like isoform X3 yields the protein MRLQRHKMGVDDFDLLTIIGRGAFGEVRICREKTTGQVYAMKKLKKAEMLRRGQVEHVKAERNLLAEVDSTCIVKLYCSFQDTEFLYLVMEYLPGGDMMTLLMRKDTLSEDEARFYVGQTVLAIESIHKHNYIHRDIKPDNLLLDRFGHMKLSDFGLCKPLDCSSFPQLSVNDPGVKPSLDSDKHLNGPIAPRRTQQEQLLHWQKNRRMLAYSTVGTPDYIAPEVLLKKGYGMECDWWSLGAIMYEMLVGYPPFYSEEAILTCRKIVNWRTHLKFPEEAKLSVEAKDLIRKLLCNVEQRLGTKGAYEIKAHPWFKGVQWDRLYQMEAAFIPEVKDELDTQNFEKFEESGDQSQAPSKSGPWRKMLSSKDVNFVGYTYKNFEIVNEHHVPGIAEIKKKTTKPKRPSIKSLFESDRIPEQQTAPSYVNPLPTHSEVPEIPEPSWNSSRPPIYQNKPRQR